A segment of the Candidatus Pelagisphaera phototrophica genome:
CATGAAGTGATTAGCTGAATATAGAAGATAGTACAGGCCTTTGTGCTTTATGAGAGTGGGGCCTTCTGCGATTTCCTCGCTCGAATAGTCGGGCGTATTTTCCCAGGTTCCGTTTTGTACTGAAAGGCAGTGCTTCAAGGTCCCTTCTTTGATACTACTGAGGTCAGTCTCCATTTCAGCTACGTAGATATGATTCCCGTCATGCTTGCGGACATGGTAAAGGTAGAGCGTGCCATCGTCATCCTGAAACAGAAAGGGATCGATTTCTTGATGATCCTCGTTGATAGGCCGAATTTCTGTTTGGACAAAAGGACCGGTTGGGTGATCAGCAAAGGCGACTGCAATCTGACGATTCGCCGTATACATCAAGGTTACTTTTTCCTGATAGCCTAAAACCTGAGGCGCCCAGAATCCCTCCGTTCCAAACGCCTTCTCTCCTACCTTAAGCACGTATCCACCATCGTAAGCGGTATCGGGCACATGCCAATTTTGGAGGTCGCTTGAGGCGTAGATCCGAAACCCTCGTTGCGGCGGCGGCTCGGTTCCGAAGAGGTAGTATATGCCGTTATGCTTGTATAGTGCGGGATCGGCTAGGCAGACCTCTTCTTTATCTGCGGAAGAGAATCGCATCGATAGGATGAGTAAGACGCAGGCTGTTATCGTTTTCATTCAGGCGATGCTGGTTTTCAGGTGTAGAACGTCAACCCCATGAGAACAATCGCTAGAATGCTTGGGCAAAGGGTGTTTCAAACGAAGACCCGAAGGGGAGGGTTCTACGTGGTGTTACTGCGACAGGGCTTCTTTTGCTGCTTTCAATAGCGCATCCTGGCTGGCTCTAACTGTGTAGTTGTCGTTTGAGTACGCGAAACGTATGGCGCCACTCGTATCGAGGATAAAGGCGGAAGGCGTCACCAGAAATCCGCCATTGCGTTTCTCTAAGTCAAATGAGCGACCATCTGGAATTTCTTTAACGTGCTGGATGTATTGTTTGACTACCTTGTACTTGATTCCCAAGTTGGTCGCCAAATTGAGGTCGGGATCCGCTAGTAACTTGTAGTTGAGTTCGGAGTCGCCATAGGCTTCCAGCGCTTCGACGGTGTCGGTGCTTACTGCGAGCAATTGGTATCCCATTACTTCTAGCGCAGGGATACTCTTCTGCAGCTCGTTCAAGTGCACATTGCAAAACGGGCACCAACCACCTCGGTAGTAAATCAAGACCGTGGGTTTTTCCATTACCGCTTTGTTTAGATCTAGTACGGTGCCTTCCTTTGTCCAGGCTACCGAACCTTTCGGGAGTTTATTGCCGACCTTCAATGGATCCATTTTGGAATCTTCTTTCCAGGGTACGTAGGTGACAGTGTCTTTGGTGTAAGGTAATGGTGACGCGCCTTGGCGCAGAGTTACACCGATGCCATCCGGAGCCTCTGTATACATGGGCGTACCTGCTTCACGAGATCCGTCGGTCGCACGTGGTGGTGGCGATCTCCTGGGGCCGCGAGGTCTCCCAATTCGTGGGGGACCGTTACCTCGTTCTCCCCGTGGAGGTCGCTCGATTCGCTCACCTGATTGGGCTCTAACCTCGGGGCTAGTCTCCTGAGCTTGTAACAGTGGTGCTGACACTGCCAATACTGCCGCAATAAACACGGTACAGATAAAAACTCCAATGAGGCTAATTGGGTACGTTCTGGTCATAGTCATTCTGATACTCCAATTACTGGAAGACCTTTGAGGATTATCTCATTATCGGGGCAACAATATCAGTCGAAATTCGACTAGTGTATTTAAACAAACAAACGGTGCCGTTTGTGTCAACCTATCTGACAGTGGGATTGCTGCGTCGCTAGTTGGGCGTTTTTCATTATAGGCAATTGCCTGTTGGAAAGCACGCATTCCCACACTCTACGTTTCTTCTCGGGCTATAATGGTTTAACCCTTAAAGGATTTCTAACGGCCCGCGGTTCTATAGCTTGTAGAACTCTTCCCAGCCTTTGCGCGGATTGGGGTCGAGAAGGGCGTTGGCGGTTTTATTATTGGTGATGTGGCGGTTTTTTGGGTTGAACTTAATCGTGCCTCCAAGTCGCTGTGCGATCACTCCGAGATTGAAGACTTGTGTGAGTTCTCCACTTACGCGGAAAGGAGAGCGCGACTTTTCTTCACCTTTGCACGCCAAGAGAAAATTGGCGTAATGATTCGAGTTCTTGCCACTGATGCGAGGTAGGGTTTCCCGAACTTCCATGAACTTCTTTTGCGGCACCACCCGAAGGGCATCCGAGTGGCTGCCCCCAGCGAATGTGAGGTCTTTGCCGTATATGACTTTTCCTGGTTTGCTGATATTAAGTGGTTTGAACCCCTTTTTACCCGTAACGGGATTCTTGGTGTATTCTCCCAGTTCTTTCTCAACTTGAGGCAGATTCTCGACACCGTCGTACCAAGTGACCTTACAGGGAGGCATTTCCTTTCGTTTGGCAAACTGGAATTCAATGGTGGAGGCTTGAGGGAAGACAAAGTCATTGGCTCCATCTCGTTTTATCGCAGATATTTTGTGAGGAAGTCCCAGTTTCAGAAAGCGATGTGCGGTATCCAAGATATGAGGACCCCAGTCTCCAAATGCTCCGCTACCGTAATCGTACCAGCTGCGCCATTCCTGTGGGTGAAGCTTGTCGCTGAAAGGATGTTCGGGCCCACTGCAAAACCAAGTGTCCCAATCCATAGCCTCGGGGAGTGGTTGACTAGGGTACTGGGTCACTGATTCGCCCCAGCCATGCCAGCGTCGATCCTTGTTCATAAATGCGCTGATGTGCTCAACGTCTTTGATGATTCCCGCCTCGGTCCAAGATTTGAATTGAAAGTAGTTGGCTCCGGAATGGCCCTGATTACCCATTTGAGTGACCACGCCGCTACGGTCGGCTAGGTCGATTAGGCGCTCGCATTGCCCGAATGTGTGGGCCAACGGCTTTTCCACGTAAACGTGTTTGCCGAGCGACATCGCGAGCATGGCAATGCAGAAGTGAGAATGGTCTGGAGTGGCGATCAGCACTGCGTCAATCTCGTCGCCCATCTCGTCGAACATCTTTCGGAAATCGGTGAAACGCCGCGCCTTGGAATGATTCGTTTGAGACTCTTGCGTATGTGCCCCTTTCAAATCGACATCGCAAAGCGCTATCACGTTACAGTGGCCAGAAGCGAAGAGGTTTCTTAAATCGCCTCTTCCCTGATTGCCTATTCCAATAGCCGCAAGGTTAACGCGCTCGCTAGGTGGAAGCTGGTCGTCACTCGACTTTTGACCTAAAACGAAGTGGCTCGGCAAGATAGAGAAAGAGGCGAAAAGCGTCGATCGCTTTAAGAATTTTCTACGGTTGAGGGTATTGGTGGGCTTCGTCATGGGGCTCATCTTATTGATGGGAATTAGTTGGTTAGCGTCTATATTCGATCGGTAGGGTTAAAGCAGATTTTCGTGATATCAAGGTAGAAGTATGCGGGTCTAACCTGAGGGGCAGGGAAAATGCCAGCTGATTGGGATCTACCGGGGAGTAGGCAGAGATATTTTGACGTAGAAAGTTATCTGGAGAAGAATTTGGCTATTTGTCATAGGTCGGCTGATCATCGACCCACTTATATGGAATATGAGATGGCGCTCGGGGATCCGATTCCTGAAGGCGATCGAACAATCGCTTTGAATGTTCATGAGGTCTTTTTTTTGGCAAACTTTGAAAAGGAAACTCGACGCGCTAGGGGTGGAGGCTCATCTGAACTACTCAGGTAGTGATACAATGTATCCGTCAGATGCACCTTCTTCATAGGCAAATTGGTCAATTAGGTTTTTCTACTGAGAGTAGGAAAGTCGCTGGGCCTAATTTATTGATAATTTGGATACTAATAGCAAAAATAATTGTACTATATGGTTCAGATTTGGGATTTCTAAGGGTTAAGCATCAACTTTTGGTTCCCGCTAAGTTTTTGCGAACGATTCGACAGTTTAATCGGCAACTAAAGTGTAATCTAACTCGAGTTAACACGGGCATCTCGTAACCATGCTGGGAACGAGCGGAGACGTCAAAGCCATGGACGGTTCTCTAGGATTCAACAATGAGTATTCAAGTCGCGTGACCTGTGTGGCAGACTTCTATGGTCCGACCAACTTTCTGACGATGAACGCAACCGCCATTGAGAGCGCCACATTGGACCACGACGCGGCGGAATCTCCGGAGTCGCTGCTCATTGGAGGTGCCATCTAGGAAAATCCAGACAAAGTGGCCACTGCCAATCCGATAACCTACATCAGTACCGACGACCCCGCCTTTCTTATCGTGCACGGTACCAAGGATCCTTTGGTCTCATTCAATCAGTCTGAACTCCTTTATGCCGCATTGGAAAAGAACGGAGTCGATAAAACCCTGATCACCGTTGAGGGCGGCGGGCATGGCCGGGAATTTGGATCTAAGCCAACAGAGTTTGTCGCAGCCTTCTTTGATCATCACTTGCGAGGCAACAAAACAAGATGGTCCGATCAAGCGATTCAAGCGGTCCCCATAGAACAACGACGCTGATCGTTACTCATTCTTGTCATCGGAGATATTACCTCTCTGTGTAATCTGCGGTTGTTCTTCCTCATTCGAAAAATACAAGCGCACACCCGCGGTGCGAATAAACTTCGCATTATCTAAATAATTCCACATAAACTAGAATCATGCTCCAAAAATGCCTTCTGATTTTTCCTGTTCTTCTTCTTATGGCTCAGGCTCTGCAGGCGGTAGACTCTAAGCGTCCCAACATCGTGTTCATCATGAGTGATGACCACGCAAACAAGGCGATTAGTGCCTATGGTAGCGACCTGCTCCAAACGCCTCAGCTCGATCGCCTCGCTTCCGAGGGGATGCTGTTCAACAACGCCTTCTGCACCAACTCTATCTGCGGGCCGAGCCGCGCCGTAATTCTCACAGGGAAGTACAGTCACCTGAATGGCTTTCTGGTCAACGAAACCACCCGTTTCGACGGCTCTCAGACCACCTTTCCTAAACTCTTTCAAGAAGCCGGCTACGATACGGCTGTCATCGGCAAGTGGCACCTCGGTACGGAGCCCACCGGCTTCGACTACTGGGATGTCCTTCCCGGCCAAGGGGAATACTACGACCCCGAATTTATTAGCATGGGGGAAACCTTAGTTCACGAGGGCTACGCCACGGAGATCATCGCTGAGAAGAGCGTCGAGTGGCTGCGCAATCGCGATTCGGACAAGCCCTTCGTGCTTCTCTCCCAGCACAAGGCTCCACACTCTAGTTTCAATCCCAGTTCGAAGTACCGTCACCACTTCGACGGTCACACCTTCCCTGAGCCCGCAAACCTGTTTGACGACTACGCGGGACGCAGTGAAGGCGCTTCCGTAAGCGATATGCGCATCGATCCGCATCTCATTCTCCAATACCAGTGGGATGAGAAGCTGGAGATCCCCGAAGGACTCGTTGGTAAAGAGCGCACCCGCTGGCTCTACCAGTGGTATATGCGCCGCTACCTGGCCTGTGTGCTT
Coding sequences within it:
- a CDS encoding glycoside hydrolase family 43 protein — encoded protein: MKTITACVLLILSMRFSSADKEEVCLADPALYKHNGIYYLFGTEPPPQRGFRIYASSDLQNWHVPDTAYDGGYVLKVGEKAFGTEGFWAPQVLGYQEKVTLMYTANRQIAVAFADHPTGPFVQTEIRPINEDHQEIDPFLFQDDDGTLYLYHVRKHDGNHIYVAEMETDLSSIKEGTLKHCLSVQNGTWENTPDYSSEEIAEGPTLIKHKGLYYLLYSANHFMSVEYAVGYATSSSPTGPWTRYGGNPLLRRERLGINGTGHGDIFIDGDDMYYVFHTHASDQEVRPRHTMLVKIRFQETPLGIDALVLDYDTASYLNLD
- a CDS encoding peroxiredoxin-like family protein; this encodes MTRTYPISLIGVFICTVFIAAVLAVSAPLLQAQETSPEVRAQSGERIERPPRGERGNGPPRIGRPRGPRRSPPPRATDGSREAGTPMYTEAPDGIGVTLRQGASPLPYTKDTVTYVPWKEDSKMDPLKVGNKLPKGSVAWTKEGTVLDLNKAVMEKPTVLIYYRGGWCPFCNVHLNELQKSIPALEVMGYQLLAVSTDTVEALEAYGDSELNYKLLADPDLNLATNLGIKYKVVKQYIQHVKEIPDGRSFDLEKRNGGFLVTPSAFILDTSGAIRFAYSNDNYTVRASQDALLKAAKEALSQ
- a CDS encoding Gfo/Idh/MocA family oxidoreductase codes for the protein MSPMTKPTNTLNRRKFLKRSTLFASFSILPSHFVLGQKSSDDQLPPSERVNLAAIGIGNQGRGDLRNLFASGHCNVIALCDVDLKGAHTQESQTNHSKARRFTDFRKMFDEMGDEIDAVLIATPDHSHFCIAMLAMSLGKHVYVEKPLAHTFGQCERLIDLADRSGVVTQMGNQGHSGANYFQFKSWTEAGIIKDVEHISAFMNKDRRWHGWGESVTQYPSQPLPEAMDWDTWFCSGPEHPFSDKLHPQEWRSWYDYGSGAFGDWGPHILDTAHRFLKLGLPHKISAIKRDGANDFVFPQASTIEFQFAKRKEMPPCKVTWYDGVENLPQVEKELGEYTKNPVTGKKGFKPLNISKPGKVIYGKDLTFAGGSHSDALRVVPQKKFMEVRETLPRISGKNSNHYANFLLACKGEEKSRSPFRVSGELTQVFNLGVIAQRLGGTIKFNPKNRHITNNKTANALLDPNPRKGWEEFYKL
- a CDS encoding sulfatase family protein, which codes for MLQKCLLIFPVLLLMAQALQAVDSKRPNIVFIMSDDHANKAISAYGSDLLQTPQLDRLASEGMLFNNAFCTNSICGPSRAVILTGKYSHLNGFLVNETTRFDGSQTTFPKLFQEAGYDTAVIGKWHLGTEPTGFDYWDVLPGQGEYYDPEFISMGETLVHEGYATEIIAEKSVEWLRNRDSDKPFVLLSQHKAPHSSFNPSSKYRHHFDGHTFPEPANLFDDYAGRSEGASVSDMRIDPHLILQYQWDEKLEIPEGLVGKERTRWLYQWYMRRYLACVLSVDDAVGAVLDTLDELGLADNTIVVYTSDQGFFLGEHGWYDKRYMYEESLRMPFIVRYPPSIEPGSVEDRIVLNLDFAQTFLDYAGIQAPEDMQGRSLRPLLESQPVALWRQSMYYHFYEYPGWHYVKRHYGVRTDRFKLIRYYHDIEAWEMYDLETDPNEMANLADDPAYAAVRAGLEAELARLQSQYGDSPELAQEMVERYPHGSRPVWGRYSDLEPHGDLDGWRAAEEGSAPEE